A segment of the Deltaproteobacteria bacterium genome:
CAGTAGCGCGCCGGGTCGTAGTCGCTCGCGGCGCGCAACGCGGCGTAGGGCTGGCCGGCCAGCTCGCCGTACGACTGCTCGCGCAGGTCCTCCTCGACGCGCACCGCGAGAGCGAGCCGCTCGGCCAGGATGGCGGCCGTCTGGCGCGCGCGCAGGAACGGGCTCGAC
Coding sequences within it:
- a CDS encoding histidine phosphatase family protein; amino-acid sequence: MGRLVLIRHGESAGNRDRVFTRTPEVPLTDAGRAQVLRAAERVAARYLPVAVVSSPFLRARQTAAILAERLALAVRVEEDLREQSYGELAGQPYAALRAASDYDPARY